From the genome of Bos taurus isolate L1 Dominette 01449 registration number 42190680 breed Hereford chromosome 2, ARS-UCD2.0, whole genome shotgun sequence, one region includes:
- the EEF1B2 gene encoding elongation factor 1-beta — MGFGDLKSPAGLQVLNDYLADKSYIEGYVPSQADVAVFEAVSGPPPADLCHALRWYNHIKSYEKEKASLPGVKKALGKYGPANVEDTTESGATDSKDDDDIDLFGSDDEEESEEAKRLREERLAQYESKKAKKPALVAKSSILLDVKPWDDETDMAKLEECVRSIQADGLVWGSSKLVPVGYGIKKLQIQCVVEDDKVGTDMLEEQITAFDEYVQSMDVAAFNKI; from the exons ATGGGTTTTGGAGACTTGAAAAGCCCCGCTGGCCTCCAGGTGCTCAACGACTACTTGGCGGACAAGAGTTACATAGAGGG GTATGTGCCATCACAAGCAGATGTAGCAGTGTTTGAAGCCGTCTCCGGCCCACCACCTGCCGACTTGTGTCATGCCCTCCGTTGGTATAATCATATCAAATCCTATGAGAAGGAAAAGGCCAG cctGCCAGGAGTGAAGAAAGCTTTGGGCAAGTATGGCCCTGCTAATGTGGAAGACACCACAGAAAGTGGAGCTACAGATAGTAAAGATGATGACGACATTGATCTCTTTGGATCTGATGATGAGGAG GAAAGTGAAGAAGCCAAGAGGCTAAGAGAAGAACGCCTTGCCCAGTATGAGTCAAAGAAAGCCAAAA aacCAGCACTTGTCGCCAAGTCTTCCATCTTATTAGACGTGAAACCTTGGGATGATGAGACCGATATGGCAAAACTAGAGGAGTGCGTCAGAAGCATTCAAGCAGATGGCTTGGTCTGGGGCTCTT CTAAACTAGTTCCGGTTGGGTATGGCATTAAAAAACTACAAATACAGTGTGTAGTTGAAGACGACAAAGTTGGGACAGACATGCTGGAGGAGCAGATCACTGCTTTCGATGAGTATGTACAGTCTATGGATGTGGCTGCATTCAACAAGATCTAA